A single genomic interval of Streptomyces sp. 1222.5 harbors:
- a CDS encoding glycosyltransferase family 2 protein: MTDAPAYTVVVPTIGRPCLAECLRALAAADDHAPHEVIVVDDRPEPDGDLPLQSAGPLLDRVRTLRTCGKGPAAARNAGWRTVRTPWTVFLDDDVQVLPDWSRLLAEDLREAGEDVGGIQGRLRVPLPPDRRPTDWERNTKGLENAAWATADMAYRTQALTRAGGFDERFPRAFREDADLALRMQRAGWSLIRGRRVTRHPVRAAHWWASLPAQRGNADDALMNRLHGRDWWDRAQAPRGRFRRHLLVTGAALAAASCALTGRRRAATVCAALWTLGTAEFALARIMPGPRTAREITGMLGTSVLIPPLAVRHWLRGVVRHRHAEPLGGAG, from the coding sequence ATGACCGACGCTCCCGCCTACACCGTCGTCGTGCCCACGATCGGGCGCCCCTGCCTCGCCGAGTGCCTGCGGGCCCTCGCCGCGGCCGACGACCACGCCCCGCACGAGGTGATCGTCGTGGACGACCGGCCCGAACCGGACGGCGACCTGCCGCTCCAGTCGGCCGGACCGCTCCTCGACCGGGTCCGGACCCTGCGCACCTGCGGCAAGGGGCCGGCCGCCGCCCGCAACGCCGGCTGGCGGACCGTCCGTACGCCGTGGACGGTTTTCCTGGACGACGACGTCCAGGTGCTGCCGGACTGGTCCCGGCTGCTCGCCGAGGACCTGCGGGAGGCCGGCGAGGACGTCGGCGGCATCCAGGGGCGGCTGCGTGTCCCCCTGCCCCCGGACCGCCGGCCCACCGACTGGGAACGCAACACCAAGGGCCTGGAGAACGCGGCCTGGGCCACCGCCGACATGGCCTACCGCACCCAGGCGCTGACCCGGGCCGGCGGCTTCGACGAACGCTTCCCGCGGGCCTTCCGTGAGGACGCCGACCTCGCCCTGCGCATGCAGCGGGCGGGCTGGTCCCTGATCCGGGGCCGGCGCGTCACCCGGCACCCGGTCCGCGCCGCCCACTGGTGGGCCTCGCTGCCCGCCCAGCGCGGCAACGCCGACGACGCCCTGATGAACCGGCTGCACGGCCGCGACTGGTGGGACCGCGCCCAGGCACCCCGCGGCCGGTTCCGCCGGCACCTGCTGGTCACCGGCGCGGCGCTCGCCGCCGCCTCCTGCGCCCTGACCGGCCGGCGCCGCGCCGCGACGGTCTGCGCGGCGCTGTGGACGCTGGGCACCGCCGAGTTCGCCCTCGCGCGCATCATGCCCGGCCCGCGGACCGCACGCGAGATCACGGGGATGCTCGGCACCAGCGTGCTCATCCCGCCCCTCGCCGTCCGGCACTGGCTGCGCGGAGTCGTCCGCCACCGGCACGCCGAGCCCCTCGGGGGTGCCGGATGA
- a CDS encoding glycosyltransferase family 9 protein — MRALVVRLDSFGDVLLAGPAVRAVAARSAHVTLLCGPRGADAARLLPGVDEVLVWESPWEGFDPPPVDPADIDALLGRLRTGSYDTALILTSFHQSPLPTALLLRLAGIGRIGADSIDHPGRLLDVRHRRAADRHEVEAALDTAAALGFPAPAGDDGRPRTLPPPDTAELTGHGPYVVLHPGASAPARAWSPDRCEEAVALLADAGHRVVVTGGPGETALTRRVSGHVAVDLGGRTDAHTLAGVLHTADVVISANTGPAHLAAAVGTPVVSLFAPVVPAGRWAPYGVPVILLGDQFAPCADTRALTCPVPGHPCLDEVTGQDVVRAVHKLIQERPS; from the coding sequence GTGAGAGCCCTGGTCGTGCGCCTCGACAGCTTCGGCGACGTGCTGCTCGCCGGCCCCGCCGTGCGCGCCGTCGCCGCCCGCTCCGCGCACGTCACCCTGCTGTGCGGCCCGCGCGGCGCCGACGCCGCCCGGCTGCTGCCCGGCGTCGACGAGGTGCTCGTCTGGGAGTCGCCCTGGGAGGGCTTCGACCCGCCCCCGGTCGACCCGGCGGACATCGACGCACTCCTGGGCCGGCTGCGCACCGGGTCCTACGACACCGCTCTGATCCTCACCTCGTTCCACCAGAGCCCCCTGCCCACCGCGCTGCTGCTGCGGCTCGCGGGCATCGGGCGCATCGGCGCCGACAGCATCGACCACCCCGGGCGGCTGCTGGACGTACGCCACCGCAGGGCGGCGGACCGGCACGAGGTGGAAGCGGCGCTGGACACGGCCGCCGCCCTGGGTTTCCCGGCACCGGCCGGGGACGACGGGCGGCCGCGGACACTGCCGCCCCCCGACACCGCCGAACTCACCGGTCACGGCCCGTACGTGGTCCTGCACCCCGGGGCCAGCGCCCCCGCCCGTGCCTGGAGTCCCGACCGCTGCGAGGAGGCCGTCGCCCTGCTCGCCGACGCCGGGCACCGCGTCGTCGTCACCGGCGGCCCGGGCGAGACCGCCCTCACCCGGCGGGTCAGCGGGCACGTGGCCGTCGACCTCGGCGGCCGGACCGATGCGCACACCCTGGCCGGGGTGCTGCACACGGCCGACGTCGTGATCAGCGCCAACACCGGCCCCGCCCATCTCGCCGCCGCGGTCGGCACCCCCGTGGTGTCGCTGTTCGCGCCGGTGGTCCCGGCCGGACGCTGGGCGCCGTACGGCGTCCCCGTCATCCTGCTCGGCGACCAGTTTGCGCCGTGCGCGGACACCCGGGCCCTCACCTGCCCGGTGCCCGGCCATCCCTGCCTGGACGAGGTCACCGGACAGGACGTGGTGCGCGCGGTCCACAAGCTCATCCAGGAGCGGCCCTCATGA
- a CDS encoding carbamoyltransferase C-terminal domain-containing protein: MHVLGVNALFHDPAAALITDGRVVAAAEEERFSRRKHGKRPVPFSAWELPEQAARWCLEHAGLTPSDLDAVAYSYDPALARPADRMRLDDPWDHLRQEYARRAPAFLAEALPGLDPAKVCFVPHHVAHAASAGPVSPYPDCAVLVLDGRGECGSHLAGRYTNRELTVLGAQELPDSLGLFYEDLTQHLGFLRSSDEFKVMALASYGTPCFAGRLREYVRPDGRGGFRARPVPWADLVPPRPAGGAWHQDHADLAASAQLCLEETMLALARWLREHTGEDALTMAGGVALNCVANTRLWRESGFRHIWVQPAAGDAGTALGAAAHVAGRKDTLEPMPTAALGRGWSDTELRDWLERAAVPYEEPADVAETAAEALAADGIVAWFQGRAEYGPRALGHRSLLAHPGRAENVERLNAVKGREEFRPVAPMVLAERAAELFDGPLPSPHMLFVHDVAADWRARVPAVVHVDGTARIQTVDRAEEPLVARMIDGFERRTGLPVVVNTSLNTAGRPMVDDPRDALECFGSAPVDLLVLGPFAIRRGRAYA; the protein is encoded by the coding sequence ATGCACGTCCTGGGTGTCAACGCACTCTTCCACGACCCCGCAGCAGCCCTGATCACGGACGGCAGGGTCGTGGCGGCGGCGGAGGAGGAGCGGTTCTCGCGCCGCAAGCACGGCAAGCGGCCCGTTCCCTTCTCCGCCTGGGAACTGCCCGAGCAGGCGGCCCGCTGGTGCCTGGAACACGCCGGCCTCACCCCGTCCGACCTGGACGCCGTCGCCTACTCCTACGACCCCGCCCTCGCCCGCCCCGCCGACCGGATGAGGCTCGACGACCCGTGGGACCACCTGCGCCAGGAGTACGCCCGCCGTGCCCCCGCCTTCCTCGCGGAGGCCCTGCCCGGACTGGACCCCGCCAAGGTCTGCTTCGTGCCCCACCACGTGGCGCACGCCGCCTCCGCCGGACCGGTCTCGCCGTACCCCGACTGCGCCGTCCTCGTCCTCGACGGCCGCGGCGAGTGCGGCTCCCACCTGGCCGGCCGCTACACCAACCGTGAACTGACCGTCCTCGGCGCCCAGGAACTGCCCGACTCCCTCGGCCTCTTCTACGAGGACCTCACCCAGCACCTCGGATTCCTGCGCAGCAGCGACGAGTTCAAGGTCATGGCACTCGCCTCCTACGGCACCCCGTGCTTCGCCGGCCGGCTGCGGGAGTACGTCCGGCCCGACGGCCGGGGCGGCTTCCGGGCCCGTCCGGTCCCCTGGGCCGACCTCGTGCCGCCACGCCCGGCGGGGGGCGCCTGGCACCAGGACCACGCCGACCTCGCGGCCAGCGCCCAGCTGTGCCTGGAGGAGACGATGCTCGCCCTCGCCCGGTGGCTGCGCGAGCACACCGGCGAGGACGCGCTGACCATGGCCGGCGGCGTCGCGCTGAACTGCGTGGCCAACACCCGGTTGTGGCGGGAGAGCGGCTTCCGGCACATCTGGGTGCAGCCGGCCGCCGGGGACGCCGGCACCGCCCTGGGCGCGGCCGCGCACGTCGCCGGCCGGAAGGACACCCTCGAACCGATGCCGACCGCGGCGCTCGGCCGCGGCTGGAGCGACACCGAACTGCGCGACTGGCTGGAGCGGGCGGCCGTACCGTACGAGGAGCCCGCGGACGTCGCCGAGACGGCTGCCGAGGCACTGGCCGCCGACGGCATCGTCGCCTGGTTCCAGGGCCGCGCCGAATACGGGCCGCGTGCGCTCGGCCACCGCTCCCTGCTCGCCCACCCCGGCCGGGCGGAGAACGTGGAACGCCTCAACGCGGTCAAGGGCCGCGAGGAGTTCCGGCCCGTCGCCCCGATGGTCCTCGCGGAGCGGGCGGCCGAGCTGTTCGACGGACCGCTGCCCAGCCCCCACATGCTCTTCGTGCACGACGTGGCCGCCGACTGGAGGGCCCGCGTCCCGGCCGTCGTCCACGTCGACGGCACGGCCCGCATCCAGACCGTGGACCGCGCCGAGGAACCGCTCGTGGCCCGCATGATCGACGGCTTCGAACGGCGCACCGGGCTGCCCGTCGTGGTCAACACCAGCCTCAACACCGCCGGACGCCCCATGGTCGACGACCCCCGGGACGCCCTGGAGTGCTTCGGCTCGGCACCCGTGGACCTGCTGGTGCTCGGCCCGTTCGCGATCCGCCGTGGAAGGGCGTACGCATGA
- a CDS encoding NAD-dependent epimerase/dehydratase family protein, whose product MTGDTPFSWRRALVTGGAGFLGSHLCERLLDSNVEVDCADNLACGRRENVAHLEDRPGFRYLHCDVSDPHCPRELPGPYDLVLHFACPASPADYLRLPLETLDVGSLGTRNALAVAERDGARFLLASTSEVYGDPLVHPQHEGYWGNVNPVGPRSVYDESKRFAEALVTAHAGTRGTNAGIVRLFNTYGPRMRAHDGRAVPTFISQALAGEPLTVTGDGSQTRSLCYVDDTVDGILRVAESRSVRPVNIGGSDEITVAELARRVVALTGSRSPIAFVDRPVDDPGRRRPDTTLAHELLGWSPQIPWEEGLKQTIAYFAALPPLPLRPEGDSAPRQT is encoded by the coding sequence ATGACTGGTGACACACCGTTCTCCTGGCGACGCGCCCTCGTGACCGGCGGCGCCGGCTTCCTCGGCTCCCACCTGTGCGAACGGCTGCTGGATTCGAACGTCGAAGTCGACTGTGCCGACAACCTGGCCTGCGGACGCCGCGAGAACGTCGCACACCTGGAGGACCGGCCCGGCTTCCGCTACCTGCACTGCGACGTCTCCGACCCCCACTGCCCGCGGGAGCTTCCCGGCCCCTACGACCTGGTGCTGCACTTCGCCTGCCCGGCCTCACCCGCCGACTACCTGCGCCTGCCCCTGGAGACCCTGGACGTCGGCAGCCTGGGCACACGCAACGCCCTGGCGGTCGCCGAACGCGACGGCGCCCGCTTCCTGCTCGCCTCCACCTCCGAGGTCTACGGCGACCCGCTCGTGCACCCGCAGCACGAGGGCTACTGGGGCAACGTGAACCCGGTCGGCCCGCGCAGCGTGTACGACGAGTCCAAGCGGTTCGCCGAGGCCCTGGTCACCGCCCACGCGGGCACCAGGGGGACGAACGCCGGGATAGTGCGGCTGTTCAACACCTACGGCCCGCGCATGCGCGCCCACGACGGCCGGGCCGTGCCCACGTTCATCAGCCAGGCCCTGGCCGGGGAACCCCTCACGGTCACCGGCGACGGCAGCCAGACCCGCTCGCTGTGCTACGTGGACGACACGGTCGACGGCATCCTGCGAGTCGCCGAGAGCCGCTCCGTGCGCCCGGTGAACATCGGCGGCAGCGACGAGATCACCGTCGCCGAACTGGCCCGCCGGGTGGTCGCCCTCACCGGCTCCCGTTCGCCGATCGCGTTCGTCGACCGCCCCGTCGACGACCCCGGCCGGCGCCGCCCCGACACCACGCTCGCCCACGAACTCCTCGGCTGGTCGCCCCAGATCCCGTGGGAGGAGGGCCTGAAACAGACCATCGCCTACTTCGCGGCGCTGCCGCCGCTTCCCCTCCGGCCGGAGGGGGACAGCGCCCCGCGGCAGACCTGA
- a CDS encoding HAD-IIIA family hydrolase → MTNVSAVLFDRDGTLVADVPYNGEPGRVRLLPGAAEAVALARSHGLVTGVVSNQSGIGRGLLTTEQVLRVNRRADALLGGLDAWVFCPHAPDAGCGCRKPRPGLILAAAARLRVAPAACVVVGDIAADVLAAHAAGARGLLVPNAVTAPQEVERFSDLTAPDLPTAVRRVLDRWHRPAPEPGRRDGARPAPGRGRTHRPDAHGTPVTPAGRRSP, encoded by the coding sequence ATGACGAACGTGTCCGCCGTCCTGTTCGACCGCGACGGCACGCTCGTCGCGGACGTGCCGTACAACGGCGAACCCGGCCGGGTCCGGCTGCTGCCGGGCGCCGCGGAGGCCGTCGCCCTGGCGCGGTCGCACGGCCTGGTCACCGGGGTGGTCAGCAACCAGTCCGGCATCGGGCGCGGGCTGCTCACCACCGAGCAGGTGCTCCGCGTCAACCGGCGCGCCGACGCGCTCCTGGGCGGTCTGGACGCCTGGGTGTTCTGCCCGCACGCCCCGGACGCCGGCTGCGGGTGCCGCAAACCCCGGCCCGGCCTCATCCTCGCGGCGGCCGCCCGACTGCGCGTCGCACCCGCCGCGTGCGTGGTGGTCGGGGACATCGCCGCCGACGTCCTGGCCGCCCACGCGGCCGGCGCCCGGGGGCTTCTGGTCCCGAACGCGGTCACGGCACCCCAAGAGGTGGAACGTTTCTCCGATCTGACCGCCCCGGACCTGCCCACGGCGGTACGCCGAGTCCTGGACCGGTGGCACCGCCCGGCGCCGGAACCCGGTCGCCGGGACGGCGCTCGTCCGGCCCCCGGTCGCGGGCGCACGCACCGCCCGGACGCCCACGGCACGCCGGTCACCCCGGCCGGCAGGCGGTCGCCGTGA
- the dhaL gene encoding dihydroxyacetone kinase subunit DhaL translates to MLDADFFRRWMMVAAASVDREAERLTALDSAIGDADHGSNLQRGFRAVAATLEKEAPDTPGAVLTVAGRQLISTVGGASGPLYGTLLRRTGKALGEGAEVDLAGLAEALRAGVEGVMALGGAAPGDKTMLDALVPAVDALGDGFAAARAAAEEGAVATTPLQARKGRASYLGERSIGHQDPGATSSALLIAALEEAAAGVEG, encoded by the coding sequence GTGCTCGACGCCGACTTCTTCCGCCGTTGGATGATGGTGGCCGCCGCGTCCGTCGACCGCGAGGCGGAACGGCTCACCGCCCTCGACTCGGCCATCGGGGACGCCGACCACGGCAGCAATCTGCAGCGCGGGTTCCGCGCCGTGGCCGCCACCCTGGAGAAGGAGGCGCCGGACACCCCCGGAGCCGTCCTGACCGTCGCCGGCCGGCAGTTGATCTCGACGGTCGGCGGCGCGTCCGGTCCGCTGTACGGCACCCTGCTGCGCCGTACCGGCAAGGCGCTCGGGGAGGGCGCCGAGGTCGACCTGGCCGGGCTGGCCGAGGCGCTGCGCGCGGGCGTGGAAGGGGTGATGGCTCTGGGCGGGGCGGCCCCCGGTGACAAGACGATGCTGGACGCCCTGGTGCCGGCCGTGGACGCCCTCGGGGACGGATTCGCCGCGGCGCGGGCCGCCGCCGAGGAGGGCGCGGTGGCCACCACCCCGCTCCAGGCGCGCAAGGGCCGGGCGAGCTATCTCGGCGAGCGCAGCATCGGCCACCAGGATCCCGGGGCGACCTCCTCCGCGCTGCTGATCGCCGCGCTCGAGGAGGCGGCCGCCGGGGTGGAGGGCTGA
- the dhaK gene encoding dihydroxyacetone kinase subunit DhaK, whose amino-acid sequence MRMLINVPETVVADALRGMAAAYPDLTVDVENRVIVRRDAPVAGQVGLVSGGGSGHEPLHGGFVGHGMLSAACPGEVFTSPVPDQMARAAAAVDSGAGVLFIVKNYTGDVLNFDMAAELAEDEGIQIAKVLVNDDVAVTDSLYTAGRRGTGATLFVEKIAGAAAAEGRPLEQVEAIGRQVNENSRSFGVALSACTTPAKGSPTFDLPDGELELGIGIHGEPGRERRPMMTSGEIADFAVNAILEDMPPRNPVLVLVNGMGATPLLELFGFNAEVQRVLGERGVAVARTLVGNYVTSLDMAGASVTLCQADEELLRLWDAPVRTPALRWGM is encoded by the coding sequence ATGAGGATGCTGATCAACGTGCCGGAGACCGTCGTGGCGGACGCGCTGCGGGGGATGGCGGCCGCGTATCCCGACCTGACGGTCGACGTGGAGAACCGGGTGATCGTCCGCCGGGACGCACCCGTGGCCGGGCAGGTCGGCCTCGTGTCGGGCGGCGGGTCGGGGCACGAGCCGCTGCACGGCGGGTTCGTCGGCCACGGCATGCTGTCCGCCGCCTGTCCCGGGGAGGTCTTCACCTCGCCGGTGCCGGACCAGATGGCCCGTGCCGCGGCGGCCGTGGACAGCGGCGCCGGAGTGCTGTTCATCGTGAAGAACTACACCGGCGACGTGCTCAACTTCGACATGGCGGCCGAGCTGGCCGAGGACGAGGGCATCCAGATCGCCAAGGTGCTCGTCAACGACGACGTGGCCGTCACCGACAGCCTGTACACGGCCGGCCGGCGCGGCACCGGCGCCACGCTGTTCGTGGAGAAGATCGCGGGAGCCGCCGCCGCGGAGGGCCGGCCGCTGGAGCAGGTGGAGGCCATCGGCCGCCAGGTGAACGAGAACTCCCGCAGCTTCGGTGTCGCGCTCAGCGCCTGTACGACCCCGGCCAAGGGCAGCCCGACGTTCGATCTGCCCGACGGGGAGCTGGAGTTGGGTATCGGCATCCACGGCGAACCGGGCCGGGAGCGGCGGCCGATGATGACCTCCGGGGAGATCGCCGACTTCGCGGTGAACGCGATCCTGGAGGACATGCCTCCGCGCAACCCGGTGCTGGTCCTGGTCAACGGCATGGGCGCGACCCCGTTGCTGGAGCTGTTCGGGTTCAACGCCGAGGTGCAGCGGGTGCTGGGCGAGCGCGGGGTCGCCGTGGCCCGCACACTCGTCGGGAACTACGTCACCTCCCTGGACATGGCGGGCGCCTCGGTGACGCTGTGCCAGGCCGACGAGGAACTGCTGCGGCTGTGGGACGCGCCGGTGCGGACCCCGGCGCTGCGCTGGGGGATGTGA
- a CDS encoding hemerythrin domain-containing protein: MGHGGNVIQELTTDHREVDEMFARIEALPSGAKERKDIADQVTIELVRHSVAEEAYLYPAVREHITGGDALADKELEDHAKAEQIMKDLEGCQADDPRFDTLMAQLMSEIRSHVADEEQNLFPQLQKACPPDALMDLGDKVRRAKKTAPTRPHPSAPDTPPANKLLAPGMGLVDRMRDALSGRGKES, from the coding sequence ATGGGTCACGGCGGAAACGTCATCCAGGAGCTGACGACCGATCACCGCGAGGTCGACGAGATGTTCGCCCGCATCGAGGCACTGCCGTCCGGCGCCAAGGAGCGCAAGGACATCGCCGACCAGGTCACGATCGAGCTGGTGCGCCACTCGGTCGCGGAGGAGGCCTACCTCTACCCGGCGGTGCGTGAGCACATCACGGGTGGGGACGCCCTGGCCGACAAGGAACTGGAGGACCACGCCAAGGCCGAGCAGATCATGAAGGATCTCGAAGGCTGTCAGGCGGACGACCCCCGGTTCGACACGCTCATGGCGCAGCTGATGAGCGAGATCAGGTCCCACGTGGCGGACGAGGAGCAGAACCTCTTCCCGCAGTTGCAGAAGGCCTGTCCCCCGGACGCGCTGATGGACCTCGGCGACAAGGTGCGCCGCGCGAAGAAGACGGCTCCCACCCGGCCGCACCCGTCGGCGCCCGACACTCCCCCGGCCAACAAGCTGCTGGCGCCGGGCATGGGGCTGGTCGACCGGATGCGTGACGCGCTCTCGGGCCGGGGCAAGGAGAGCTGA
- a CDS encoding PTS-dependent dihydroxyacetone kinase phosphotransferase subunit DhaM — protein sequence MSDDKRVGIVLVSHSAQVAASVAELAKGLAGGAASVPVAPAGGTEGGELGTSAELIAAAAAAVDRGAGVAVLTDLGSAVLTVKALLAEGDELPDGTRLVDAPFLEGAVAAVVTAATGADLAAVEAAATEAYGYRKV from the coding sequence TTGAGCGACGACAAGCGGGTAGGGATCGTGCTGGTGTCACACAGCGCGCAGGTCGCCGCCTCGGTGGCCGAGCTCGCCAAGGGGCTGGCGGGCGGGGCCGCGTCGGTGCCGGTGGCGCCCGCGGGCGGCACGGAGGGCGGCGAACTGGGCACCAGTGCCGAGCTGATCGCCGCGGCGGCGGCCGCCGTGGACCGGGGTGCCGGGGTCGCGGTGCTCACGGATCTCGGCAGTGCCGTGCTCACCGTGAAGGCGCTGCTCGCCGAGGGCGACGAACTGCCGGACGGCACGCGGCTGGTGGACGCCCCCTTCCTGGAGGGCGCGGTGGCCGCGGTGGTCACCGCGGCCACGGGTGCCGACCTGGCCGCGGTGGAGGCGGCGGC
- a CDS encoding DUF3040 domain-containing protein yields MDDWEMWDMHDEVRLSPRERITLLQMEAVLRKDRRLTRRMAAVRRPGRREIWLPVSALLLGAASVFVAVMGIRTSDTTLLWCFALLWPLTLFQAFRLLCRAAGRGPRAGGRTTPWL; encoded by the coding sequence GTGGACGACTGGGAGATGTGGGACATGCACGACGAGGTGCGGCTGTCGCCGCGCGAACGCATCACGCTGCTGCAGATGGAGGCGGTCCTGCGCAAGGACCGCCGGCTCACGCGCCGCATGGCCGCCGTGCGCCGGCCCGGGCGACGCGAGATCTGGCTGCCGGTGTCGGCGCTGCTGCTCGGCGCGGCGTCGGTGTTCGTGGCCGTCATGGGTATCCGTACGTCCGACACCACGCTGCTGTGGTGCTTCGCGCTGCTGTGGCCGCTGACCCTCTTCCAGGCGTTCCGTCTGCTGTGCCGCGCGGCCGGCCGCGGCCCCCGTGCGGGCGGCCGGACCACACCCTGGCTCTGA